The genome window CAAATACTCTTGTCCCTTCCATGCGTAGGCACTGCCCTCCGTCATCCGCCGCAAGCTTGCCAAATGCTCCGGTCGAAAATGGTCGAGGACACCGGGCAATACGTAAATTGCGCGTATGGCGGGTAGGATTTCGTCGATGTTGACAGTGTGGTTACCCGTGTTTGCGAGATTTCTCGCCATACTGTTTGCAAGGATGCGATACTCGACCACCGGGCCGGCGCCGACATAGGCGAACTGGTAGGATGCTGCGATTTCACACAGCAACACCCAGTCGATCGCTCGCCGGATGTTTAGGTGGAGGGCTGTTGAATGTTCCAAGCATTCGGAACGAATGCAGGCTTGCCCCGGTGTGGAAAGGAAATTCCGCGTCAATAATGGGCGTAAGACATCGCCGCTCGGATGTGGGTTGAGTAACGCTCCACGTCGGCTGCCAAAAACCGCCCCTTTGCTGCCCATCAAAATCCGGTCACCATACAAAAGACCGACTTTCGGTTGCGTCTCAAGTCCGTGTTGATAGCGCTCAATGGTATCGGGCCGAAGCCGGTCGTCGCTGTCCAGGAACACGACGGCGTTGCCGTGACAGCTTGCAAATCCCGCCTTGCGTGCGACCATCACTCCCGAGTTTTCCTGCGACATGACACGCAGGCGAGGATCCATGATAGCTTGGGCCTGTTTTAGGGTGCCATCGGTGGAGCCATCGTCAACCACAATGATTTCCAAATCTCTGTGGGTCTGCCCGATTGCACTAAGTATTGCATCGGCGATGTAGGATTCGCAGTTGAAGGCCGGAATGATGATGCTAAAGCGCATGGGGTTAGTTAGCTTGACTGCGACGATATTAGGTACCGAAACTAGTCGGTTCGTATTCCGCTGAATTTGCGCTGCAGATTGACGCGATCGGCTTGCCATCCACATCCGGCAATTCAACATCAAGCAGGGCGGCGATGGTAGGCGCAAAGTCTGTCACCGCCACGGAGCCGGCAAGTTCGCAGGCAGCGATGCCGGGGCCGTGCGCGAAAAACTTGCCCGGATTGCGATGGTCGCCCGTGCGCACACCACCATATTCGCGTTCCAGTGTGCCTATTTTTTCAGATGCCACCTTACGAACCGGTGCCCCGCGATCCCAGCGGATCAACAGATCGGGGAGGCCACCTTGGTATTCGCCAGGAAAGTCCTCTGCTGTCCGCACGACTTCGCGAACCAATGGCCTGCCAGTCTCCACATTGATAATCTCTGTGAGATCGGATTCGAGCGAATCGCAGAAGGTGTGGAATTCGGCGCCCGGTTGAATGATTCCGTTTGGTTCGCGGCCGATCAAATTGACACGAATACCGGCGCAATTGTCATTGGTTGGAACAAGAAAACACTTCCGTGTACTGCGGCCGCGACCGGCCAAAGCGTCATAAATACGATCGGAGGTCGACATGAGGCGGGAACGGAGGAGGGCGGGCAGCTTTTGCCAGAGCGCTTGCAGCTTTCTGAGCTTGCCCGCGCCAGCGTCGGTGGTGATGCCTTCCCGCCGCCGCAGGATTTCATCCAGCATGAACGTGCCGTCGTAGTGTGCTCCCATGCCGTGACTTGCAAGTACGATCACGGTCGCCTCTGGTCCGGCTGCAGAGAGGATTCTTCCGAGGCCTTCATCAATTGCCGCGTAGACATCACGTAATGGATTGCCGCCGATTGTCTCCAGAAAGTTGGCGTCATGATGAGGATGTAATGGATCATGCAGGGACCAGAACTGGTGTCCCGCGCAATGCGAGTCGCCATAGGCCGTCGCGAACAGATCCCAGGAACCACGCGCTAACAGGTGCAGTATCATGTCTGTTTTCCGCTGGATTCGCACAATGAGTTTATCGCGGAGTCCGGCAACACCTTCCTTGCTCCGCATCGCAAGGTCGCAGAGCCCCACCGGATCCCCGCCAAAGCGAGCGGTAAGTTGTGGCAAAAGTGTGGCGGGTGAACTGCATGGTGGCCCGTCGGGATCGTGCAAACCCCAGTCGGTCAGCTGTATCCCCGATTCGAGTTGCACCAGCGGCGCTTTGGGTAAATCGATGACAGCTACCTTGCGAGCATGGCGATCCAGGTGGCTCCAGAAAGGCGCCATCGGTAGTCGGTTTGCGGGGAAGTGCGCGCTTCTATAGGTGCCGGGCTCAAGCTGACGATAGAAATACCGGCCGTGACGGCCTGGCTGGAAACCGGTATGGAAAGACGGCCAGACACTGCCCGTGTAGATGCCGGTCGGATTGACCGTGG of Candidatus Binatia bacterium contains these proteins:
- a CDS encoding glycosyltransferase family A protein, whose protein sequence is MRFSIIIPAFNCESYIADAILSAIGQTHRDLEIIVVDDGSTDGTLKQAQAIMDPRLRVMSQENSGVMVARKAGFASCHGNAVVFLDSDDRLRPDTIERYQHGLETQPKVGLLYGDRILMGSKGAVFGSRRGALLNPHPSGDVLRPLLTRNFLSTPGQACIRSECLEHSTALHLNIRRAIDWVLLCEIAASYQFAYVGAGPVVEYRILANSMARNLANTGNHTVNIDEILPAIRAIYVLPGVLDHFRPEHLASLRRMTEGSAYAWKGQEYLRAKQWQAARTYFLKAMRLSRPMDPRDLLCLGLTYLRWFPPGSRRYIGLP
- a CDS encoding alkaline phosphatase family protein, which produces MANSIELEIASIILAMMKSLARVIFIGLDAADSSLLQSWTESGAMPSLAAMSRNSLHGATVNPTGIYTGSVWPSFHTGFQPGRHGRYFYRQLEPGTYRSAHFPANRLPMAPFWSHLDRHARKVAVIDLPKAPLVQLESGIQLTDWGLHDPDGPPCSSPATLLPQLTARFGGDPVGLCDLAMRSKEGVAGLRDKLIVRIQRKTDMILHLLARGSWDLFATAYGDSHCAGHQFWSLHDPLHPHHDANFLETIGGNPLRDVYAAIDEGLGRILSAAGPEATVIVLASHGMGAHYDGTFMLDEILRRREGITTDAGAGKLRKLQALWQKLPALLRSRLMSTSDRIYDALAGRGRSTRKCFLVPTNDNCAGIRVNLIGREPNGIIQPGAEFHTFCDSLESDLTEIINVETGRPLVREVVRTAEDFPGEYQGGLPDLLIRWDRGAPVRKVASEKIGTLEREYGGVRTGDHRNPGKFFAHGPGIAACELAGSVAVTDFAPTIAALLDVELPDVDGKPIASICSANSAEYEPTSFGT